The following are encoded together in the Drosophila takahashii strain IR98-3 E-12201 chromosome X, DtakHiC1v2, whole genome shotgun sequence genome:
- the RhoGAP16F gene encoding rho GTPase-activating protein 15, with protein MQTTTSQRPVTPGTPDSAHIVIGAAGFVAHERRQTGKSLMNCFRDRSTTTSSSTSQQQRGHSSLFRLEGNGGGGGSNCQLDRDSGRPEAVVLLRELKSKPNKLALLKSSSSRDLTRLYLDDATNTAVLVSNTSLDVCSSNSSSAGSPGRSTKSRTECCSSCSRRWHELKQRMHTLEQDLLVQTTYGQELEQKVGEMSRQLNELLQERDRDKEKPRSLGLAGKRAYPPAAGSPNVRPSRLVAWMNLSNWFKSRPSVETLREQRIFFDEPCFDTELEMVLKHDQHRNVPRIVIDCCDLIEQKYRRSTQPIEGIYRQCGDYNKIQTLRFSIDANDYDALRQPDVDIHTLTGVLKLFLREIKSPLVSVNEAKTFIGPPNQWLLTDLSAKLETLKRLIRSLPESNRDTMDYIFGHFNRLTKVPLQQISAETLSISVTPSIFHTVPQGVHMQDIQQLLREGETLADCVKLMIEYQNRIFE; from the exons ATGCAGACGACGACAAGTCAGCGGCCAGTTACGCCTGGCACTCCAGACTCGGCACACATCGTGATCGGCGCGGCGGGATTCGTGGCCCACGAGAGACGGCAGACGGGAAAGAGCCTGATGAATTGCTTCCGCGATCGCTCCACGACCACGTCGTCGTCCAcgtcgcagcagcagcgcggCCACAGCAGCCTGTTTCGCCTGGAGGGcaacggcggcggcggcggctccAATTGCCAACTGGATAGGGATTCCGGTCGACCCGAGGCTGTTGTTCTCCTGCGGGAGCTCAAGAGCAAACCCAACAAGCTGGCCCTGCTCAAGAGCAGCAGCTCGAGGGATCTGACGCGCCTCTACCTCGATGATGCCACCAACACAGCCGTTTTGGTTTCGAACACCAGCCTGGATGTCTGCTCCTCGAATTCCAGCTCCGCCGGCAGCCCGGGCAGATCAACGAAAAGCAGGACGGagtgctgcagcagctgctcgAGGCGATGGCATGAGCTCAAGCAGCGCATGCACACGCTGGAGCAGGATCTGCTCGTCCAGACGACCTACGGCCAGGAATTGGAGCAGAAGGTGGGCGAGATGAGTCGTCAGTTGAATGAATTACTACAGGAACGAGACAGAGACAAGGAGAAACCACGCTCCTTGGGATTAGCTGGCAAGCGGGCATATCCCCCTGCCGCCGGGAGTCCCAATGTGCGACCCTCGCGACTGGTGGCCTGGATGAATCTGTCCAACTGGTTCAAGAGCCGACCGAGCGTGGAAACGCTGCGGGAGCAGCGCATCTTCTTCGACGAGCCCTGCTTCGATACGGAACTGGAGATGGTCTTGAAGCACGACCAGCACCGCAATGTCCCGCGAATTGTGATCGATTGCTGTGATCTCATCGAGCAGAAGTACCGCCGCTCCACGCAGCCCATCGAGGGCATCTACAGGCAGTGCGGCGACTACAATAAGATCCAAACGCTGCGCTTCAGCATCGATGCAAATGATTATGATGCACTGCGTCAGCCGGACGTCGATATACACACGCTGACCGGGGTGCTAAAGCTATTCCTGCGCGAAATCAAGAGTCCGCTGGTCAGCGTCAACGAGGCCAAGACCTTCATTGGACCGCCCAATCAGTGGT TGCTCACCGATCTTTCCGCCAAGCTGGAGACCCTCAAAAGACTGATACGCTCGCTGCCGGAGAGCAACCGCGACACCATGGACTATATCTTCGGGCACTTCAATAG ATTGACCAAAGTGCCGCTGCAGCAGATCAGCGCCGAGACGCTGTCCATATCGGTGACACCCTCGATCTTCCACACGGTGCCGCAGGGCGTCCACATGCAGGACATACAGCAGCTGCTCCGCGAGGGCGAAACTCTGGCCGACTGCGTTAAGCTGATGATCGAGTACCAAAATCGCATATTCGAGTAA
- the Mvb12 gene encoding multivesicular body subunit 12A translates to MNKVGKHIQSGISGAPPPPLSTASLLGSPMEAAANGGAMASSTNVFNSIMSFLPDNRPITSLHIVEDFERCPKNFSAINRTYDQDSDADLWRDFSLFGRQNTRYLCLSKSEGLPEYVVETLQVIADKTAPPKEFSQVSRTADSDQKAWRKRQVIYKLSKRGTVTQAVTDIILCSKLKTAPDGFKLAGDINGVLICYKTSAIPVRLSPPVPGTCEVEQALNRLNLQGQRNSRGPLPQPPTEHHDYEEIQANYQINSPQRPAPPRPAGAGVPVGGGGGRGTYGGTGTLGTYTELEGVPFVMDVRLQRNQAVTDIPVLPEISTLLKSLDYDFQLERQILCTMKSSASKNPFFK, encoded by the exons ATGAACAAGGTGGGCAAGCACATCCAAAGCGGCATCTCGGGggctccgccgccgccgctgtcCACGGCATCTCTACTTGGATCTCCGATGGAGGCGGCGGCCAATGGAGGCGCCATGGCCAGCAGCACAAATGTGTTCAATTCCATCATGAGCTTCCTGCCGGACAACCGGCCCATCACGTCGCTGCACATCGTCGAGGATTTCGAGCG TTGCCCGAAGAACTTCAGTGCCATCAACCGCACCTACGACCAGGATTCGGATGCGGACCTGTGGCGCGACTTTAGTTTGTTTGGGCGACAGAATACCAGGTATCTCTGCCTTTCCAAGTCCGAAGGATTGCCGGAATATGTGGTGGAGACCCTACA AGTAATTGCTGATAAGACGGCACCGCCCAAGGAATTCTCACAGGTCTCGCGCACCGCCGACAGCGATCAGAAGGCCTGGCGCAAACGGCAGGTGATCTACAAGCTGTCCAAGCGCGGCACTGTCACCCAGGCGGTCACCGACATAATACTCTGCTCCAAGCTAAAGACAGCGCCCGATGGCTTTAAGTTGGCCGGCGATATTAACGGGGTGCTGATCTGCTACAAAACGAGCGCCATCCCGGTGCGCCTTTCGCCACCAGTTCCCGGCACCTGTGAGGTCGAACAGGCCCTCAACCGGCTCAATCTCCAGGGGCAGCGCAACTCACGCGGACCA CTGCCACAGCCACCGACTGAACACCATGACTACGAGGAGATCCAGGCCAACTATCAAATAAACTCGCCACAGCGACCGGCGCCGCCTCGTCCAGCGGGAGCGGGAGTTCCagtcggaggaggaggaggacgtgGTACTTACGGCGGCACCGGAACCCTGGGCACCTACACCGAACTGGAGGGAGTGCCCTTCGTCATGGACGTTAGGCTGCAGCGCAACCAAGCTGTAACTGAT ATACCTGTACTGCCAGAAATCTCCACGCTACTCAAGTCTTTGGACTATGATTTTCAATTGGAACGCCAGATCTTGTGCACCATGAAGTCATCGGCTTCGAAGAACCCGTTCTTCAAATAG